TTTTTATTGTCCAATTATATATCAATTAATAGAATTATTTACATGATACTTGTGGTCCTCCATACTtcatgggttgagaaaattctccttCTTAAATAAACCGTTTAAAAACCCACTGGATGATATGAAAGTTAACTTGTGAAAAGCTGATGTCTTGGAGATGCATTGAAGCTCAAGAACCACCAGAACTTTATTAATCTCATTCCATAAAAAGTTCCCTCCTGACTAATTTCTCCTGTTCTAGCTGTTCAGTGATTGGAGATGCTGGTTCCACAactgcttttggagactctggAGGATCTGGGGGAGCATGATTACATGAAATTTAAGTGGTATCTCGCTCAGAAAGTCTTGAACAGCCATAAAAAAATTGCCAAGTGCTATCTGGAGAGCCCACACCGGCATGACACTGTGAGTAAGATGATAGAGCGCTTTGGTGAAGAGATGGCTGTGAACATAACCATTGAGATCCTGAGGAAGATGAAACACAACAACGCTGCAGATGagttaatgaaaacatacacaGGTGCAGTAAATTATGAGTTTGTAGATGctgttttagatttttcttaAATAGTGTGTCTTATTGATTCTCTGTGTCTCGGTCTTTGTTTCCCAGAgggaggagcagctgaaggaaaAGCCTCCCTTCCACTCGTAACCTCCTCACCAGCTTTGAGTCTTCCAACTGCTCAGAGAATCTCTGCTGATGGTGCCAGGGGTGCCATCGCTCCTATGGTCCTACACACCACTAATTGTACTGTGACTATCAACGGTAACATTCCTGGACCACTTGGAAAAGCCCCACCAGGTTACCGTCACAACCATTACTACAAACACTAAGCAGAGCGCAGGTGGACTTCAGTGTTGTTTCAGACGAAATTAAGTGACACATCATCAGGAATCATCATGTGAGATTATTCAAAATCATTCACTTGAAGGCCACTAAAGCAGTTGCCTGTCTGTTTAGTCATTGTCTGTTTTATACTTTGTTTGATTTACCAGCAAGTAATGTGTTTGACTCATGATATGCTCATGTTTACAGCTCAATTTgtggtgagaaagagaaagaaacagactAGGAAGtcataaaaactgaacacattaTGAAACACATAGACAGTGGAATTAACTAAAATGTTGTGTAGGTCgtacaacacaaataaaatcaccaaaaataatatagaatatatataaatgaagaTACATATAGATGTGATATGATATAGATGTGATATGATATATGGTGGAATGTgaccaagtacatttacatgtacacatttgagatacttttactttacttaagtatgccatgctactttatacttccactccatgacatttcagagggaaatatgtCCCATGTACGATAAAAAGCACTTTGtagctttgttttgaaaagtctTATATGATTAAAGTTCAtggttatttttattgttataaaCTGGCCGCCATCTctattaaagggtcagttcacccaaattaaaaacagatttccTGAGAGTGTAGTTAAGAATGAAGTTCCATACGTGATGACAACTGAGTAAACTCCATCCTCAGAGGATGACAGTGAGATGTGGTTGGAAGCTCTGgtaaaagctagtaagtggaccttgagttgctttctttttttggcaagaaaacattgttttgctTGTTTAGTAGGAGCCATATAAatagttttgcttttatttgcttttattttgagatAACTAAATTCTATAGCAATTTGTTGACGTCCATTCATCTCCATTGTATCAGGACTGAAGCACGTCTCATTCTCTGCTCCTCTATTTTGTGGGAAAACAAACTTGTTCCACATCCttctttgtgtgcgtgtattttgttttctttctttctttttatcttcttcgttttatgttcatttaaaattttaattgaAGCTCCACATGCCATTTGTTATGTATTATTTGCTTGTAAATTCAATAAATGAAGTTCAAGAGAAAATATTGATGAGATTATGAGATATGAGACGAGATATTTTCGTGTCTTTTGTTTAACCCAAGATCCAAATCCTCTTCTAAGGTTGTCTTTTCTACAACAGCTGGTCAGCGTGTCTTCAACAGATCCACACGTCTGAGAAGAcggtttacatttatttatttggggTGACATTTTGTGGTCTTTCATGGGTGAACAGAATCAAACTCTCGGTCACCACCTCTGCGCTCTGAGCGTTGACATACTTCCTGTCAGACGGGTTGAAACCGAAAGTAATAAATTGCGccattttctgtacattttctcTCGGAGACATATCTGCGGGCTGCTGGTGACACGGTGAGTCCTTTTGGATTATAACGCTCATTAAAAGGTCATTGTGGCTCTTTGGCTGGTGTGTttgccgcctgctgctgcttccacaCACATGAAATGACCAAAGTTTCAGCAGAAGTGTGAGAGACCTGACGGCGCCTGTTGACTCAGCGTTGTAACACTGCTGTGTTGTTTACTGTAGGCCTGttgttctgtctgctgtgatAATAATGGTGGTTGTTTcagattaattaatttaaatcatttatccTATTAATTTCTTAATTGCAGCACCAGAAGAGTGATGCTTTCAGTCccgtttatttatttgttgtaatgGTTTAAAGGATTTCTGGTAACCGCTTTCTAATTAGGCACCCTTCATGAAGGGTTTATAAACTGTAGGCTAATTAAtggctttattttgttgataaataatgtattaatgcTGTATAGATTAGTTACTGTATGAGTAATTATTAAGAACAAGTTGTGAGTTGCCACCTGGTGGAAAATCCTCTCAGCATGACGCTTGTCTCTTCAAACCAGCTCTTTAAAGGGTTCAATgtactcatcatcatcatcatggggagtactactcagcctgaGAGAATAAAGTATAAAGTTCTTCCTGGtacaaagtttgaaaaaacaacCCTGATGTTGTTATCCTCGCGTAATTAAAGGTGCTATCAACTTGCattattataaatgtatatgGATCCAGTGGTTTTGGAGCTTTATCCATACTAGAGCCTAAACGTCAGGacatctcagcctctgctgctttgacttTTACCCTTTCATGAGTGAcccaactttatgaaagtgcaCTATTAAATCACTGGAGGTCCCCTTTAGTTCATCAGCAAGACGCCTCCAATGGACTCTTCAACCACTTACCCTCCGTGAAAATGCTGCAGAGCATCTGGACCAAAATTCATTCAACAACaacttattaacattaataagcATGACTAACATCCCTTTACTccttatttacatttatgattgtagattattaatattttcttattataGAGTGAGAAACCTTTTAGCCTCATCATTGACTTTACTGACACTTAtaactgcagacttgatggCTTATTTGAAAGTGATGAACTCATGAATGATTCACTAACATTTGTGCAAACACGAGGGCAATAGAAAGCACTGAGCTCGAGACACTTTATTAATGATTTACCAGCGTTTATAACTGCAGACTGGATGGCTCATTAGAGAGTGAGAAACTCTTCCCGGTGAAGAGCTGGCTGAATAAGACAAAGCAAGTGTGTCGCTGGAGGAGGACTTTTTCCACGGCTTGGCAACAAGTTGTTCTtgtttggcaactttggcaacgaTTAGTATGAATAtctgacattgtaacattatatatagacatatttacatatatatacatatatatatatatatatatagataatgttacaatgttggacaTTCATACTAAttgttgccaaagttgccaaataatgaggtaaatgtatgtatgtttaagGTTTTTTCAACCACCGTGCCTATCTGAcagatgtccttatatggtgtctctgctccaggcacagacgagatgtttatgtttatgtcaacgttgcttagtaacattaggtttacagtttgcctttggaaattccggaacttggccggccaatcagaagaaagtgggcttttagggaggcgggccttaaaGAGGCCTcaggtgaactgaggggctgcatgaagggccagtataacataaatcaggacttttttgaattgagaatcatgcaaagctactctagtggaatcacaaaacgaaaacatagagctggaaatgaacATAATAGGTCCCCATTTAATGCTCATAACTGATCTGCGTCAGCATTATTAGATTATTTATTAACCAGTAATAAAGCCCCTTATAGAAAGTGGGACCAGATTTCTTAACATTGCGATTGGATTGAACATCCTGGCACACGTACTCTGAGATTTGTCACTACATATCACTTCAGATGCAACCTTAAACCTTAACATTTCTtatgtgttgatttgtttttttatgtttacatggTTGTTTATCGTCAGAATTAAAGAAGAAGTAGACATTAAACTTGGACTTTAAAGTGCTGCACCACCATAGCTTTGATGATGCCAAGctcacaaaatgtaatgttccACATTAACCTGCAGGTGCTCTGTAtcacaacaacattaaaggCGCAGCAATTGTATTGTAATTCTATTAAACGGTGGGACTTTGAAGAGATGGACATTTTGGATAATGGTCAAATGCGACGTAGGTTGAGCTATCCTTACATACATACTTACAGGTCCAGCTCCAAAAAATactgaatcctacatttcccatagtGCAACTCAGTAGTGtttttcattagaccctccctggTTGCTCAACgtccacatctttcaaactccatgcccacagtttgtaacgcaggctgggttattttctcagacaaGACACAAGACATATACACAGCAGCGCAAACAACTGACACCTTACCAGGCTAAGTAAACTGATCTACATGcttggagtgcccctttaatgaATAATGAACTTGACATGAAATTATTGATTACCACCAGTGACTTCCTAGAATATTGCAAGTTTTCCTCTGTGATAGtgaatttaatattttctggttttaaaTTGAGACAAAcaatttaaaggtcccatattatgctcatttcagctctatatttttattctgggactccactagagtagctttgcatgattcacagtccaaaaaagtccttatttatcttctgctggccctttatgcagcccctcagttcaccctctgtctgaaacaagagtagtcctgagcagagcggtcgaataacttagacagactgaggtGGATTTCTGGACTTTACATacaccaaacaattaatcaactaatctaaaaattaatcagcagattactctataataagaataattgttagttgcagccctggtcgagcacataaccccctgtaaaaacCGCAAATAGGatagatatgagagtggtatcgatcttctcacctaacATTTGGCAATTTATGTATTCAaagtcaaattattcctttaacattCGAGGCTAATCTGGAAACTAATTTCCCCTCTTATACCTGTTCAATGACCAGACATGCTGGTTCAACAGCTTCTCCTTGAGACTCTGGAAGAGCTGCGCAATGATGACTTCAAAATGCTCAAGTGGTACCTCTCACTGAAAATCTTGGACGGCTGCAAACCAATTGCCAAGTCCCGTCTGGAGACGGCATCCCGGGCAGAAACTGTGAGTAGGATGTCAGAGAGCTACGGCGAGGAGTCGGCTGTGAGCGTCACTGCTGCGATTCTCAAGAAGATGAACTTCAACGGCGCTGCAGTGAGGTTACAGAACACATACGCAGGTGCAGTGGATGATGAGATCCTTAAACTCACTTATGAGTCAAAGTAACCAAAATCTGTCTTgcagtttctttgtttgtttgttttttacatgcATCTATACTGATTCTCTGCATCTGTATCTTTTCATCTGCAGAGGGACAACCAGCTacaccctccacctcctcctctgccgTGGCACCTCCTGCTGCCGCTGAGTTTGCTGCTCCTGCCAAATTGTCGGCTCAGCATGGAAGCGTGATCATCGCCCCGACAGTCGCCGGTGGCACCTCTGGAACGTGGAATATAACCATCCATAAATAAACTTATGAAACACAACCAGACTGGGATaactggaggagaaaacacattatatttttgatttattgGTGTGATTGATCATTTACTGTAGTGTACTCCGTGTACAAAAAATTGGAAACCTTAACACAAAATGTGGAAAGAACATCAGCATATTTTCTATTAGCCTTGTAATAACACTTTTTGGTGACGTTTTGGTAACATTACTAATGTAATTCCCTGTATTTAGCATTTATAGTATACACTCACTTAATAAATGGTATATAACACAccataatgtagttgtaagcagatataaggacatttgTACGTGGTACAGTATTTGTTATAACTTCACCTATGaagatatattttatataattacagtgtttcaggatattgtcattcattatctgtttatacaccagcctcCTCTTATGGTtgtccacaggaggagttatagttgttgacaaatacattgatAAACAGTTGCTTACAACTAcgttataaaccatttattaaaggTTTACATGATGACTGTCAATGACCATGACCAATACAATGATATGACACCAGATATGGCAGAATATAAATGTTCCTTTCAATGCTGTTTTTAGGCCAAGTACCCTCAgcacattttaatataatagTTAAAATGACTCAGCcaataacaatgaaaatgaatatttaaagtaGTAGTATTCTGTATCTTCCAACTGTTTTGAATGTATGATGTGTTCATCATTCCTTAGAGGCATTTTGACTTGTTAgtaggagaagcacaggtgttataacaatggctctgttccattcacATGCCCCAGTAAACCATGGCGGTGTGACGGTGAACCAGCAAGAACAATatcaggaccctgaaactgaagcagcgaaatggaattcagccacaTTTGCCATACTCTGGCAAGTCAAATAGTGTTTTGTGAAAAAGGCTAATCGATCATCTGTCATGCTGTTTGTCCAGAAGTTGGTTGAACTAATCCAGTGACTGAGACCCTTTTGAAAGTGTTGATCCTGGGAATTAAGTAGCTCCGTCATGTTTGCAGAGTTATCTGCAGGTGCTTGTCATCTTCACCTGGTGTCAGCAGGTGGCGCTGGGGCCTCATTGATGTGACGTGATCGCTTGTAGCCCATGAGGTTTCTGTGTTACTGTAGCAAACCTTATTTCACACCTTTTTTAAAGAAGTTCATTTTATgcgtttgatgttttttttgtgtaaaaagtGCTGATATTAAATAAGTCCAGCTACATAACTGGGAAAGGAGTGAATGTGAAGCTGAATGAGTTCCCATTTTTATGACATAATTTAAGCATGATTTATCTAACAGCAGGGATTTACCTGCTGAAATAGTTTCAGATGTTCATCAATTATTTTATCAGTTgagttattgtttttattttttacttttgatggcTGGTCTCTCTAAACTTTAGCGCAGCCAACTTGCTGTCATGCCCACTAACCCAGAGGGACGAGCACTCTTGTGAGCTTGAAGTTATTcgtttctgactttttttcatCTGCATACTTATTATCTTTGAATtctttatttctcctgtgtgtttctttatagAACCTTGTAGAGATGAATATTCAAAATGACAGCAGTCGTAACAGTTTCACCTGCTATCATATTAGCATATATGTATAAAACTCTAACATGGACTCATCAGAGGGATAAACTACTTGAGCAGCTGGGTCTTCAGGTGAAAATGCCATCTCCTTGTGAGAAATGATGGTTTGCATATGTGCTTTGTCCTGCTTTCACATGTGAGTCTTCATAGGGGAACTATTGAActcagtccttcagtcagtctcaTTCTCCGTAAGGTGAACTTGAACTTGTAAGTGTGGTTTGCAGTTGTCAAACCTCCTATTCAGCGGTCTAAGTCAGAAACTAAAAGTAGTCTATCATCACAGAATGCTGCTACATTTTCAGTAGATTAACTTCTGTCTAATTCCTGGAGCTGCCAAGGTAAGACATTTACCAAGATATTTAAGAAAACAGTTCTCACTTATTTGGTCAAGTCAAAGATGTCACAAGGatgtttaaacaaaataaaacatgactatATCATGGTTATTTATGTTGATATTCATCAACATAGCTTGTGCAAGTTTCCTTTGATCCTGAAGACAATGATGTTCAGGATAGTTTTCGTTTGTGCATTATTGTGTAATTGACATTTCTTGGCACTCCCCAACAAAATGTACAGTCTTTAATCAATAGTTTTATACTCTGCTTTTCCCCTCAGCTCCCTTTCAGTCTCTTTCAgcactttgttttggtttttatgaCCAGCAacttactgttttggttcactctcatctgtgtcattttcagccgcagcaggcagcttttGAGCGAAATCCATGAAACTACCTGGTAGGcaaagttagcggctagctggtgaacacgtGGAGCGATTAGCAGCTAAAGGACCGGATATTTTggtcaggagttggtggagacccaATTCAA
The sequence above is a segment of the Enoplosus armatus isolate fEnoArm2 chromosome 2, fEnoArm2.hap1, whole genome shotgun sequence genome. Coding sequences within it:
- the LOC139297981 gene encoding NACHT, LRR and PYD domains-containing protein 10-like; this translates as MLVQQLLLETLEELRNDDFKMLKWYLSLKILDGCKPIAKSRLETASRAETVSRMSESYGEESAVSVTAAILKKMNFNGAAVRLQNTYAEGQPATPSTSSSAVAPPAAAEFAAPAKLSAQHGSVIIAPTVAGGTSGTWNITIHK